One stretch of Candidatus Abyssobacteria bacterium SURF_5 DNA includes these proteins:
- the ychF gene encoding redox-regulated ATPase YchF, with protein sequence MSTMKVALIGLPQSGKSTVFRSLSGGVHETSIQGIHLTNVKVPDDRLDRLAELLKPPKIVHADIDFMDFDPGRIDHKGAALSQQVVNEIRAVDALLIVVRAFEDPSVVHPLDSVNPTRDAAHVETELMLADLIQVEKRLERMQKEHSEGLEKNVLQRIKAFLDQNKPLRLLQLSEAEQATIAGFNFLTKKPALMLLNISESAIGKEGYPEVAHFAAGKGYSVMQYCARIEAEISELAPEEQSLFLEELGLKKAGTERLIREVYRHLQLISFFTTGDTEIRAWSIPAGTSALQAAGKVHSDMERGFIRAEVIPFEAFNKIRSTHLAKESGDLRLEGKEYRVADGDIVKFRFHV encoded by the coding sequence ATGAGCACCATGAAAGTGGCTTTGATCGGCTTGCCGCAATCGGGCAAATCGACCGTCTTTCGCAGCCTCTCCGGCGGGGTGCATGAGACCTCAATCCAGGGTATACACCTGACGAATGTAAAAGTACCCGATGACCGGCTTGATCGGCTCGCGGAACTCCTGAAACCGCCAAAGATCGTTCATGCGGATATTGATTTCATGGATTTCGACCCCGGGCGAATCGATCACAAGGGGGCGGCGCTCAGTCAGCAGGTAGTCAATGAAATACGCGCGGTTGACGCCCTGCTTATAGTGGTGCGCGCATTCGAGGACCCATCGGTGGTTCATCCCCTTGATTCAGTGAATCCAACTCGAGATGCAGCACATGTCGAGACAGAATTGATGCTGGCCGATCTGATCCAGGTTGAGAAGCGATTGGAGAGGATGCAAAAGGAACACTCGGAGGGCTTGGAAAAGAACGTGCTGCAGCGAATAAAAGCATTTTTGGACCAGAATAAACCGCTTCGACTCCTGCAACTTTCGGAGGCGGAGCAGGCTACCATTGCCGGATTCAATTTTTTGACGAAAAAGCCCGCGCTGATGCTGCTGAACATTTCCGAATCCGCCATCGGCAAAGAGGGTTACCCCGAGGTCGCCCACTTTGCCGCGGGAAAGGGCTATTCCGTCATGCAGTACTGCGCCAGGATTGAGGCAGAGATCTCCGAATTGGCGCCGGAAGAACAGTCATTGTTTCTTGAGGAACTCGGGTTGAAAAAAGCCGGCACTGAGCGCCTTATAAGAGAGGTTTATCGACACCTGCAGCTCATATCGTTTTTCACAACCGGGGATACAGAAATCCGGGCATGGTCAATTCCCGCCGGCACAAGCGCGCTCCAGGCGGCGGGCAAGGTTCATTCCGATATGGAACGCGGATTTATTCGGGCCGAAGTGATACCATTTGAGGCATTCAACAAAATAAGGTCAACGCACCTCGCGAAGGAATCCGGAGACCTGCGACTCGAAGGGAAGGAATACCGGGTTGCCGACGGAGACATCGTCAAATTCCGGTTTCACGTATAG
- a CDS encoding CPBP family intramembrane metalloprotease — translation MDDNGFNLASGLQPDSRKQLLEVSVFLFLIFPSLIISLLVSQRQMMDFPVLAVSAILRDLALMALVFYFIWSNGEPMRRIGFTYRNVRTEVVLGVVLYVPFLLLISALQNVLIEAGLSAPPESLPAYLKPEGVGEYFLALVLVTVVAVSEEVIFRGYLILRFANVTGNLLLAALQSAVIFSLGHGYEGSAGVVSVGAMGLIFAGVYLWRMSLVAPIVMHFLQDFIGIIVAPLFT, via the coding sequence ATGGACGACAACGGATTCAATCTGGCAAGCGGACTTCAGCCGGACAGCAGGAAGCAGTTGTTAGAGGTTTCGGTTTTTCTTTTTTTGATTTTTCCTTCTCTCATCATTTCCCTCCTCGTCTCGCAGCGTCAAATGATGGATTTCCCTGTGCTGGCCGTGAGCGCGATCCTGCGCGATCTCGCCCTTATGGCTCTGGTATTCTACTTCATCTGGTCAAATGGTGAACCGATGCGCCGCATTGGATTCACGTATAGAAATGTCCGGACCGAGGTCGTGCTTGGGGTTGTTCTTTATGTTCCCTTCCTCCTCCTGATTTCGGCGCTGCAGAATGTCCTCATAGAAGCCGGCCTATCCGCTCCTCCGGAATCGCTCCCTGCCTACCTCAAACCTGAGGGAGTTGGCGAGTATTTTTTGGCACTCGTGCTGGTTACAGTCGTGGCCGTCTCGGAGGAGGTAATCTTTCGCGGCTATTTAATCCTGCGGTTTGCGAATGTGACGGGAAATCTTCTCCTGGCGGCCCTCCAGTCCGCTGTCATCTTTTCACTGGGACATGGATATGAAGGTAGTGCGGGAGTTGTGTCCGTGGGAGCCATGGGGCTGATTTTCGCGGGTGTCTACCTGTGGCGGATGAGTCTTGTCGCCCCGATTGTGATGCACTTCTTGCAGGATTTCATAGGGATCATCGTAGCACCACTTTTTACCTGA